From Juglans regia cultivar Chandler chromosome 8, Walnut 2.0, whole genome shotgun sequence, the proteins below share one genomic window:
- the LOC108982720 gene encoding protein EARLY-RESPONSIVE TO DEHYDRATION 7, chloroplastic-like: MASQDPNLKTPLYPDVIQSNPDAPSHPTPSSPSYNLYPSIDMRDHVENLFLYPPDYPQNPNSNGYCSPSAPPEATEEVLIRIPGAILNLIDKHYSVELACGELTIVRIRQGDNAVVVVACIAEEIQWPLAKDEAVVKLDDSHYFFSFRAPKEHGSGSDSSDEEDKRYGKDSDDLLNYGLTIASKGQECLVRELDGILHSYSSFSMHKVSENAKIKKGEALDGSVAKQISPADMNSERKELMEKQCAAYWTTLAPNVEDYSGTAAKMIAAGSGKLIKGILWCGDVTVERLKLGNEVMKKRVKPRSNSEIDPKTLKRIRRVKRVSKMTEKVANGVLSGVVKVSGFLTSSVANSKVGKKFFSLMPGEIVLASLDGFSKICDAVEVAGKHVLSTSSTVTTELVSHRYGEQAGQATSEGLDAAGHVIGTAWAAFKIRKAFNPKSVLKPTTLAKSAAKAAAEEKKAKKSQYGNFP, encoded by the exons ATGGCTTCCCAAGATCCAAACCTCAAAACCCCACTCTACCCCGATGTCATCCAATCAAATCCCGACGCTCCCTCTCACCCTACTCCTTCGTCCCCTTCCTACAATCTCTACCCCTCCATCGACATGCGAGACCACGTCGAGAACCTCTTTCTCTACCCCCCTGATTACCCCCAAAACCCTAACTCTAACGGCTACTGCTCACCCTCAGCCCCGCCTGAGGCCACCGAGGAGGTCCTGATCAGGATCCCCGGTGCCATTCTCAACCTAATCGACAAGCACTACAGCGTCGAGCTCGCCTGTGGCGAACTCACTATCGTACGTATACGGCAGGGGGACAACGCCGTTGTCGTAGTCGCCTGCATTGCTGAAGAGATCCAATGGCCGCTGGCCAAGGATGAGGCCGTCGTCAAGCTCGACGACTCGCATTACTTCTTCTCGTTCCGCGCCCCAAAGGAACATGGATCTGGGTCCGACTCGAGCGACGAGGAAGACAAGCGTTATGGAAAGGACTCTGACGATCTGTTGAATTACGGGTTGACGATTGCGTCCAAGGGGCAAGAGTGCTTGGTTAGGGAGCTGGATGGGATTTTGCACAGTTACAGTAGCTTCTCGATGCATAAGGTTTCGGAGAATGCGAAGATTAAGAAAGGGGAGGCATTGGATGGGTCAGTGGCGAAACAGATTTCGCCAGCGGATATGAACTCGGAGAGGAAGGAACTTATGGAGAAGCAGTGCGCCGCTTACTGGACGACGCTGGCTCCAAATGTGGAGGACTACAGTGGGACTGCCGCTAAGATGATCGCGGCGGGTTCAGGTAAGCTGATCAAGGGGATATTGTGGTGTGGGGATGTCACGGTGGAGAGGTTGAAGTTGGGAAATGAGGTTATGAAAAAAAGGGTGAAGCCGCGCTCCAATTCGGAGATTGATCCCAAAACCTTAAAGCGGATTAGAAG GGTTAAGAGGGTGAGCAAAATGACGGAGAAAGTTGCAAATGGCGTCCTCTCTGGGGTTGTTAAAGTCTCTGGATTTCTTACAAGTTCGGTAGCAAATTCAAAAGTAGGCAAGAAATTTTTCAGCCTAATGCCTGGGGAGATTGTGCTTGCATCCCTGGATGGGTTCA GCAAAATCTGCGATGCTGTTGAGGTAGCTGGAAAACATGTCTTGTCAACATCATCCACTGTGACAACTGAACTCGTCTCCCACAG GTATGGGGAACAAGCAGGTCAGGCAACAAGTGAAGGGCTTGATGCTGCAGGCCATGTTATAGGCACTGCATGGGCTGCTTTCAAGATCCGAAAGGCATTCAACCCTAAAAGTGTTCTCAAACCTACCACCCTAGCCAAATCTGCTGCTAAAGCTGCAGCCGAAGAGAAAAAGGCTAAGAAGTCCCAGTATGGGAATTTTCCATAG